TGTCTAAGTTTGATCTGATTAATGTCTCTCAACGGATAAATTATCCATTCTTTGAGAAGTCTTGCCCCCATCGGGGTGACCGTAGCATCTAACACCCAAAAGAGAGAATATTTTTCAGACCCATCCCAGAGGTTTTTTACCAGTTCTAAGTTTCTTTTGGTGGCTTCATCCAAAAATAAAAACTCCTCTGGATAGTAAAAAACCGGGGCTTCTATCTTATCTAAAAGATGGGGCTGATAGTTCTGTAGATAAACTAAGATAGCGTTAGCTGCTTTTAGCCCTTCCTGGTAACGCTCGTAATAGGGAAGTTTAAGAAGGTCTTCTACCTGGGTTAAACCAAAAGCTCTTTTGTCTAAAAAACTTAGATGTACCTTAGGAAGACTACCTTTGATAAGAGAGATCCATTCAGACTCAGCAAACTCCTCTAAACAAAGGATTTCTCTTGGTTCACGTTTTAACAGTTCAGACAAAAAGGTTTCTCTGTTTACCTCGGTAAAGATAAACTCGCCGCAGGAAAGCTCTAAAAAGGCAAGTCCTGCTTTTTTATCTAAGTAGAGGCTTGCAAGATAGGTTTTACTTTTTTCTGGAAGTTCTAAGTCTACCATTAAACCAGGAGTATAGATCTTAACTACCTCTCTTTTGACAAGCCCTTTAGAGGTTGCAGGGTCTTCAACCTGTTCGCAGATAGCAACCTTAAAACCAAGGTCAACCAGCTTCTGGATGTAAAAAAGGGCTTTTTCTACAGGAACACCACACATCGGGGCAGTAAGCCCCTTTCCTGCCTCTCTTTTGGTTAAAACCAACCCTAAGAGAGGGGCCACTGTCTCTGCATCTTCAAAAAACATCTCATAAAAATCCCCAAGCCTGAAAAAAAGTACCGCATCAGGATACTGATGCTTTACCTCAAAATACTGTTTAAACATCGGGGTTATCTCAGCCTTAACAGAACCTCTCATCAAAAACCTCTTATCGATAAAGTTGATGCTCTAAAATATAGGTTAAAACCTCTTCAGGCACAAGGTACCTTACCGAACGACCATGTTTAACCAAAAAACGAACCATCGAACTTGAGATGTCTAACGGAGTAACCTCTAAAAGAAATACCCTTTCTTTAGAAAAGTCATCTTCCCAGAGTTGATTTAACTTTTGTAAAAAAGCCTCTTTTAAAGCCTCAGACCCTTTTAAACCCCTTGAAACCACCACCAGGTTAGTGTATTGCAAAAATTCCTGGTAATTCCACCAGGTTTCAAACTGATAAAAACTGTCCCAGCCTATTATCAGAAAAAATTCTACCTCAGGGTAAGAGGCATTTAATCTCTTTAGGGTTTTTAAGGTATAAGAAGGTTTAACGTGTTTTTCTATGTCTAAGGCCTTAAAAAAAGGATTGTCTTTTATCGCTAAGCTTACCATGTTAAACCTGTGGTCAAAAGAAGAGAGAGTTTCTACTTTTTTATGAGGAGGATATCCTGCGGGGATAAACCATACTTCCTGTAAACCAAAGGCTTCTCTTACCTCTTCTGCAACCCTTAAATGGGCTAAATGAGGGGGGTCAAAGGTCCCCCCTAAAATACCGATTTTTTTAGGTTCTAATTTGACCATTACCAAAGGCTATAAACTTGGTGGTGGTTAGCTCTTCAAGCCCCATAGGACCATAGGCATGAATTTTGGTCGTAGAAATACCTATCTCTGCACCTAAACCAAGCTCTCCTCCGTCGTTAAACCTGGTAGAGGCATTCACCAAAACCAGGCTTGCATCCACCTCTTTGATAAACTTCATAGCCTTAGAATAGTTTTCTGTGACGATGGCTTCGGTATGATTACTTCCGTATTTAGAGATGTGTTCTATCGCCTCATCTATATCTTTTACCACCTTTACCGCCAGGATAAGGTCAAGGTACTCGGCATACCAATCTTCTTCAGTGGCTGGTTTAGCCCAGGGAATAAGTTTTAAGGTTTCAGGGCAACCTCTCAGCTCCACCCCGTATTTTTTGTATTCTTCTGCAAGGTCTGGCAAAAATTTAGGCGCAATCTTTTCATGGACTAACAAAGTTTCCATCGCGTTACATACCCCTGGTCTCTGACACTTAGCGTTGATGGCAATCGTTTTAGCCATTTCAAGGTTGGCCTCCTCGTCTACATACACATGACAAACCCCTTTATAGTGTTTGATAACAGGCATTCTGGCTTTTTCGGTGACAAACCGGATAAGCCCTTCTCCACCTCTGGGTATGACTAAGTCTATATATTCCTCAAGCTCTAACATATACTCCATGGCGGTTCTGTCAGGGGTTGGAATAACCTGCACCGCATCCTCAGGAAGGTTAAACTCTTTTAAAGTTTGTCTAAAAAGGTCAGCCAGTGCCAAGTTAGAGTTTAGAGCCTCCTTTCCTCCCCTTAAAATTACGGCATTACCACTCTTGAAACAAAGCCCAGCTGCATCTATGGTAACGTTTGGTCTGCTTTCATAAATGATAGCTATCACCCCTAAAGGAATACGCATCCTTCCTACCATAAGGCCATTAGGTCTTTTCCACATCTTTACCACTTCACCTACAGGGTCAGGAAGTTGGGCAACCTCCTCTAACCCCTTAGCCATGGCCTCTATTACCTTATCAGAAAGGGTTAACCTGTCTATAAAAGCCTTGGTATGTCCTTGCAAAAGGGCCTGGTTTACGTCTTTTTCGTTAACCTTTTTTAATTCTTCCCGGTTTTCTCTTATCTTCTGAGCTACCCGTTTTAGCACCTCGTTTTTTACCCCAGAAGAAAGAGAAGTAAGAGTTTTAGAGGCAGACTTCGCCTTCTTAGCTATTTCTAAAACTACCTCTTTCAAATCTTTTGGTCCTTCCATCTTAAAACCCCCTTTATCCTCTTTTTTTTTGACGATCTTTTGGTAGTATACATTAGATATCATTTTATATTAAAAGCGCAAAAATGGGAGAGCTTGACAGACTATTAAAACTTGCTAAAAAGCCCTTTCCTCCTCTTCCTGCTTTAGTCAAAGAAACCCTTGAAACCTTTTTGTTAAAAGAAGAAAGGGAATTCTTAAATTTCCTCGATGAAAGGCAAGAACTTAAAAGGTTTATCATAGAGACCACCAATCTTCCTCAGTTTAGGAAAGACAACCCTCCTGTCTCAGATTTAAGGAAGGCAATCCTGATTTTAGGAGAAGACCTAGTAAAGCTTTTAGTTCTCTCTTTTTTATCCCAAAAGCTTAAAAAAAACACCTTTAACGAATTTAGTTTTGACCTTTTTTGGGCAAGGGCAATAGCTAACCTTGGCTTATCTAACCTTTTAACCTCTCATATAGAAAACTACCCAACCCATCTACACGTAGCCTCTTTTTTGATGGACTACGGAGTGCTGGTTTTATATCAGGTCTATCCTGAAGGATACTTACAGGTCTTAAAACTTAAAAAATTAGGGAAAACTACCCTGGATGCCGAAAGAGAAGTTTTTGGGGTTGACCATGCAACCATAGGTGCAGAATACTTTGAAAACTATAATTTCCCAAGAAGGTTTGTGCTTGACCTCTATCATCATCACCGTATCACCGGCCTTCCTGAAGAAATTCCTCAGGATGTACTTTATGACATAAAAATTTTAAACTTGATAGACTCAGGTATAGGGGCCTATTTTAGCACCAAAAAAGAACATAAATACCAAAGGTTTCAGGAGGTTTGCCAAGAAGTTTTAAACCTTTCTCAAACAGAGGCGACAGTTTTACTCGATTCCCTTCCTGGATTTATCAACCAGTTTTATGAAATCTTAGGGTATGAGACCTACAAACTTATCCCCTATACTGAATGGATTAAAAAAAAGGAAAAGAAAATCAAAGAACAACTTCAGAAGATCGAAGAACAAGAAAAGGAAGAAAAAAAACTGCTTGAAATTTATAAACAAG
Above is a genomic segment from Thermodesulfobacterium commune DSM 2178 containing:
- a CDS encoding glutamate-5-semialdehyde dehydrogenase, with the protein product MEGPKDLKEVVLEIAKKAKSASKTLTSLSSGVKNEVLKRVAQKIRENREELKKVNEKDVNQALLQGHTKAFIDRLTLSDKVIEAMAKGLEEVAQLPDPVGEVVKMWKRPNGLMVGRMRIPLGVIAIIYESRPNVTIDAAGLCFKSGNAVILRGGKEALNSNLALADLFRQTLKEFNLPEDAVQVIPTPDRTAMEYMLELEEYIDLVIPRGGEGLIRFVTEKARMPVIKHYKGVCHVYVDEEANLEMAKTIAINAKCQRPGVCNAMETLLVHEKIAPKFLPDLAEEYKKYGVELRGCPETLKLIPWAKPATEEDWYAEYLDLILAVKVVKDIDEAIEHISKYGSNHTEAIVTENYSKAMKFIKEVDASLVLVNASTRFNDGGELGLGAEIGISTTKIHAYGPMGLEELTTTKFIAFGNGQIRT
- a CDS encoding sensor domain-containing diguanylate cyclase, yielding MGELDRLLKLAKKPFPPLPALVKETLETFLLKEEREFLNFLDERQELKRFIIETTNLPQFRKDNPPVSDLRKAILILGEDLVKLLVLSFLSQKLKKNTFNEFSFDLFWARAIANLGLSNLLTSHIENYPTHLHVASFLMDYGVLVLYQVYPEGYLQVLKLKKLGKTTLDAEREVFGVDHATIGAEYFENYNFPRRFVLDLYHHHRITGLPEEIPQDVLYDIKILNLIDSGIGAYFSTKKEHKYQRFQEVCQEVLNLSQTEATVLLDSLPGFINQFYEILGYETYKLIPYTEWIKKKEKKIKEQLQKIEEQEKEEKKLLEIYKQELARVLREKELLLKQLEKTEEALKKQTFFDPLTGLYNEEYFLLRLKEEFLRAKRYQRIFSVLFFEIEKGEEIAETQSLKGEEIFIKLVAENLASRLRRVDVIAKLKNPYRFGVILPETPLSGAMVVARKLLQTLENLSYKTFNLKKSAFIVAITYDPKQINPKTDPNVELILRALEKGLEILKEKQQRRILSMVIDKEIEAA
- the nadD gene encoding nicotinate-nucleotide adenylyltransferase, whose translation is MVKLEPKKIGILGGTFDPPHLAHLRVAEEVREAFGLQEVWFIPAGYPPHKKVETLSSFDHRFNMVSLAIKDNPFFKALDIEKHVKPSYTLKTLKRLNASYPEVEFFLIIGWDSFYQFETWWNYQEFLQYTNLVVVSRGLKGSEALKEAFLQKLNQLWEDDFSKERVFLLEVTPLDISSSMVRFLVKHGRSVRYLVPEEVLTYILEHQLYR